TCCAAATAAGAATATTTTGATCAATGTAATTTTAATCAATGAAGCAAAAGATAGTTCGGAAATCGAAAATATTGTGACTACACACGATGAAATTTATAGGGCTATGAGTCAATATTCCTCAGGAAGTGCTGCTGCGAAAGAAGTGATTTCGTACCGAGAAGCGCTCTGGTATGGATTCGATTTTATAAAAAAGCATGAAGTAATTACAACAAATATGATTATAGATTTACAATCAATTGTTGAGGGTAATGATGCTGGAATTAGAAAGTTGCCTGGTACTGTTCTTAAAAATGATATGACAGGTGAAATTGTATATACACCACCAATAGGTGAAGTGGTAATCAGAGAATTATTGAGTAATCTTGAGAATTATATTAATGACGATGAGATAATTGTTGACCCATTGATAAAACTAGCAGTTATTCATTATCAATTTGAAAGCATTCATCCTTTCTATGATGCGAACGGTAGAACAGGTAGAATTATCAATATTTTGTATTTAGTTTTAAAAGACCTCATTGAGAGTCCTATACTGTATTTAAGTAAGTATATAAACGAGAATAAATTAGAGTACTATAGATTACTTCACGAAGTAAGGACAAAAGAAAATTGGGAGGATTGGATTATTTATATTCTTAAAGGTATAGAGGAGACTTCAAATGAAACTTTGAGGATAGTGAGAAGAATAAATGAAGAGGTACAATTAATGACAGATGAAATAAAACAAAATCTACCAAAGCTATATTCAAAAGAATTAATTGATTTATTATTTTTTGAATTTTATACTAAAACGATATTTATTCAGAAAGGACTATCCGTATCCAGAAAAACTGCAGTTACATATTTGAATATTCTTGAAAAAGAAGGCATCCTAGTATCAGAGAAGATTGGAAAGGAAAGGATTTACCTGAACAAACGGTTGTTTGATATTGTTAGATACAGTAGATAAACTTGATATCAAATATTTCAGTGTTATTGGAAATACAAATTATCGGTGAATTATCAAGTAAAAAAAAGGCCACTCTGCAATAGCAGAGTGGCCTTTTTCGCAGCCTGAAAGCGTGATTGAATAAAGCTTTTGCTGGCAGCATATAATACCTTTTCTTAAATGGATAGAAGAAAAGTATTTTACAAATCGCGAGTAGTGGAATATAATAAATTCGTACACGAAATATTCGCTTGCGAAGTAAAAATGAAAGGAACAGAAAATGGAAAAAGAAAATAGAGGCCTCGAAATAATGAATCTATACCGGTCCATAAACGGCAGGTTCAGGACGCTTAAAAGAGAACAGTTCAAGCATTTGGATTTGACGGGGACCCAGGGGATGATGGTTGGCATGATTGTGCATTTCGGACCGATAAAGATGAGCGATCTGAGCCATAGGATGAATCTGTCGACAAGCACCGTATCTGAAATGGTCAATCGCTTGGAAAAAGCAGATGTGCTTTTAAGGACCCGCGATGAAAATGACCGGCGCATTGTCCGCGTCGGATTTAGCGACAGTTATCAAAAGAAGGCGCTT
Above is a genomic segment from Peptostreptococcaceae bacterium containing:
- a CDS encoding Fic family protein, whose protein sequence is MDYNTLNMLPPNSDIETNKILKQLSKTNRLLAELKGFSDTIPNKNILINVILINEAKDSSEIENIVTTHDEIYRAMSQYSSGSAAAKEVISYREALWYGFDFIKKHEVITTNMIIDLQSIVEGNDAGIRKLPGTVLKNDMTGEIVYTPPIGEVVIRELLSNLENYINDDEIIVDPLIKLAVIHYQFESIHPFYDANGRTGRIINILYLVLKDLIESPILYLSKYINENKLEYYRLLHEVRTKENWEDWIIYILKGIEETSNETLRIVRRINEEVQLMTDEIKQNLPKLYSKELIDLLFFEFYTKTIFIQKGLSVSRKTAVTYLNILEKEGILVSEKIGKERIYLNKRLFDIVRYSR
- a CDS encoding MarR family transcriptional regulator is translated as MEKENRGLEIMNLYRSINGRFRTLKREQFKHLDLTGTQGMMVGMIVHFGPIKMSDLSHRMNLSTSTVSEMVNRLEKADVLLRTRDENDRRIVRVGFSDSYQKKALEHRDCFEKFANDLFSNVSPDEIDAILDGLLILDKLFEMKNEIKEGDLLRD